A single region of the Anomaloglossus baeobatrachus isolate aAnoBae1 chromosome 2, aAnoBae1.hap1, whole genome shotgun sequence genome encodes:
- the SLC22A15 gene encoding solute carrier family 22 member 15, whose translation MEVEAALALVGEMGVYQIFLCFLLAVVLQLYTATEVVLIAILGVAPPHHWVDDDPPGHNTSRGHGHLRFEGNFTSISSEWSLVDAQEYKVSAASSVFFGGVLVGVISFGHLSDRFGRKRVYVTGKKSGSRGMGVCSMFSRVGGIIAPFVPGLRSVQWSLPYVVFGVSGVSAGLLSLLLPETLNCPLPETLCDLQVSTYRRLPAEEESCLLSADASQGEAGTADISSEEEEEL comes from the exons ATGGAGGTGGAGGCGGCGCTGGCGCTGGTCGGGGAGATGGGCGTGTATCAGATCTTCCTCTGCTTTCTGCTGGCGGTGGTCTTACAG CTGTACACAGCCACAGAGGTGGTGCTGATCGCCATTCTGGGGGTCGCCCCTCCGCATCACTGGGTGGATGATGACCCCCCGGGGCACAACACCAGCCGCGGACATGGACACCTGCGCTTCGAGGGGAACTTCACGTCCATCAGCTCCGAG TGGTCGCTGGTGGACGCCCAGGAATACAAggtcagcgctgccagctccgtctTCTTTGGGGGCGTCCTGGTTGGAGTCATCTCATTCGGGCACTTATCTGACCGGTTTGGCAGGAAGCGGGTGTATGTGACGGGTAAGAAATCCGG GAGTCGGGGGATGGGTGTCTGCTCCATGTTCTCTCGGGTCGGAGGAATCATCGCCCCATTCGTTCCGGGCCTG CGCTCGGTGCAGTGGTCTCTTCCTTACGTGGTGTTCGGTGtctcgggggtcagcgccggcctccTCAGCCTCCTGTTACCGGAGACTTTGAACTGTCCGCTGCCGGAGACGCTGTGTGACCTGCAGGTGTCCACGTACCGCCGGCTGCCCGCAGAGGAGGAGTCCTGTCTGCTTAGCGCGGACGCCTCACAG